taaagagattcatcataactttgtttaaagttaatgatgtcattcatGAGTTTGATTTGTTtaaaaggagggaaatatttggttaggaatttagtatccATCTTCGTCcaagacgtgatggaatctttttccaatccttcaaaccatgtttgtgcatgatgagtgagagaataggggaacaattatagccggactatatcttgtcctattacTGGCTGTttataggagttcgaaagagatatgaatttatcaaggtgagaatttggATCATCATTCGATAATCCATGGAATTcacagccattttggatgagctgtataatgtgatgttttaactcgaacgagtgtccttgaacctCTGGGAATCTGATCGGTCTGCCTAGGCCTTCAATCGTgggtttagtgttttctgctaaagtaacgcgtaacgccatctcttttcttattcatccttccttgcgtgcttttgagattattgcgtctggatcagatacgaaaaacaacggccctggtctagatcgggtttgggtcatacactgggtatgcctttttgtttttaaattttaagCAGATAAGCTAAGTTCCTAAATTTAATCTAAGCTATCTAAGGTAATCTAAATTAATCTAGAGTAGTCTAAGGTagtcttaatctaaggtagtctaaggcaatctaatctaattaattatcctaaggttgaatatgtttttggttcttgctactgattccctggtattttgataacagagctttgcacgaactattcaacaaaccaagtggccaggccgactacggagaggcaggatccgttTGGATTAATATAATTGGacactgttcgaaaaatccaacaaccaagtccatgtataattatctttcttagacaccactaaatgcttgtgaatgagtttgatagaaGCAGTATTATCTTATACTagttcccctgcagcggcgccaaaaactcccTACCACAATGATATGGTCAAAATGGACGGTtttgtttatgcggtgtcgttaggccgaaaGGCGTAAGAATCAACCACCAACAAGGGGTAATGATTttcaatttatatttagcggggcctaaatcctactactccttattatgagtaaggaaagtatgacctagagtcgtatttttgagatatcagtagaatcgaacctatatctaaacttaagataattctaaggtgcaggagtagtgggtTATTACTTaaatttgggttttctagtttataagataaggtaaagtaaatacggtaaaatttgtaattcagtaaaacaagtgcatgctatgacttcatcagttactttgctgagattatggaatgctgactCATGGATAGGcaatgaccttgtattcattacactagtcctaaacgccctatcataagacatgtcactgggtaatgcgataggcttgaagattctgaatagacagtaacgtcccttacccccgatgcccgtacagtctgactacaggaatacacgttcagatggctcatccaattgagcgacttggttgggtgacgtattaacattctacaatggtctaaactttcttaagcataatggggtatatggttttccatatccgagagacgcgatgtgcctcgatgctttcattaatgattggttttaaaagatagttaggcccttaaaaggagttcaaccataaagaacaccatggccaagtctagtgacttccatgaacatgttcggttatcctaacggtccaatcctttatgtgttcgaacaaacagttccttaatgaaccaagaatccctcaagcggggtgcaatgctcgagaccgtgttatggtgaagtgtactagtcagcactaaccatgttccatggccttacttagcagaggtacagcttacaacaaccgttgtgcttcagcgtacacgtacgaagtttatatgcttgatgactacactagcatggtctaggaccgacagtgtactaggggtctagttagatgtttcactacgaaagagaccTCAGTCGgagtccaaggctcggtggacttactacaaccggtgtgcctcagtcaaactcacgttgtatccgatagacttctcttaccatggGGTGACACACatagtgtactctaaatcggggttcgcgacttcccattaacagagccaataactacgttctattagttggaaaagcggttgagttcaaagcataatcggaaagcattttgataacatacacaagccataatataatttcggtattataactgactacatcataacatacactaaagaaaactactcgctaatcatggcaacagtatcacaaagtataataatgaaagacattatataaagacaaaggatagaagtaccagtagattaaacgagttctgaatacaaaagtgacaacttcaaactccagaccgctcctaatacaaccttcggcattcttctccgggtactaggtttcccgcacggagttgaagaccctaagagtatgactaatattgtacaagagagagaaagaagtgaattgaagtgtatgttggaatgaatgacaaagaccctttaaataagcttgaaatttgcctgcaaacggctggcaggccgtttggcaagccgtttgcaggggccgtttaccGGGCCAGGCCGTTTATCGTGCCCGTTTGATCTGggtgtgtggcaggccgtttgcaagccaggcaggctgtttggcagcccatttggcaagccgtttggcttgctgatttgctagatcgtaacttgatttcttgtctttcactgttttcgctctagaatcttcgttttagctccaatttacttgattcttcttgcaccgtcttcgtaataacttgttcttcaattttaaccgacgaagtaggtattttggtgataaagtttggaactttattgattttgggccttaataccggggtgaaaacgtgactttttagccaatatcacCCGCCACGCTAATGTCCGGATATttttaaacaagtaaaccaaactttTATTTTATAAtctagactgtgcaagtctccgtcttgcgcggtatacaagcgtttgaaacaatccaatgttttactactgtcaccattaaaaatagtattagtaaccaaactaaactatgccacttgagatTCGGATGTACCCCTGTGCAGCTtaggggcatgcaatcaacaaataTAAAAATGCACGAGTTATTGGCTTAAACTGATTGACTCAATTTATTTCAAACAAATTTTGATCAACACTTAGTTGTCATGTTCACAATGGAAGATAAAAAATTACATAATAAGAATCCAAACAGTTGTTTGGGGTGATCATCCCTATGTTGTTTTTCATATGTAGCACCGTTTGAGTGTTTGCTCATGCCAGTTATGCTTTATTGCTTTTTCATCTAAATTTGCTAACCGATATGCCTCTGTATCACTTATACCAATAACCTTGtatggtccttcccattttgggccAAGTTTACCCGTATCTTCCACTCTTCTTGCTTCATTTTTTCGCCACACCAAATCATCCAACTAGAAAGATAATGGTTGTACGCGTTTGTTATAGTAGCTTGCGATTCTTGCTTATTGATTGATTCTTTTATTGCCGTCATTTCCCTGCGTTCTTCAACCAAATTGAGATTTTCACGCAGTTCTTCGTTATTGCTGCTTTCATCGAAGGGGTCTATGCGCATGGTTGGCACATTTATCTCTGTAGGTATTACTGCCTCGGACCCGTACACCAAGCTGAAAGGTGTTTCATTAGTTGCGCCCTTTGGGGTCGTGTGGTGTGCCCATAACATGTTTGGTAGTTCATCTATCCAACCCTTTTGGCACAGCCCAAGTCTTTCGTTGATACCTAACACGATATCCCGATTTGTTACTTCACATTGGCCATTTGCATGAGGGTGTGCAACTGATGTGAATGTTTGCTTTGTATTCAGTTCTTGGCACCAGTCTCTGAATGGATTCCCTTTGAATTGTGTACCATTATCGCTCACAATTTCATTTGGTATTTTGAACCGACAAACGATATTTTCCCATACAAAATTGCGGACTTGTTTGCCTAAAATTGTTTTGAGCGGCTTGGCCtctacccactttgtgaaataatcTATGGCTACGACCAAAAACTTTACACCTATTGGGCCTGCGGGGAATGGTCCCACTATATTGATTGCCCATTTACAGAATGGCCATGGAGAcgcgactggtatcattggatgtcgCGGAGCTTTGCTTACCAGTGCATGCAGCTGATATGACCGACATTTGCGTATTATTTCCGCATGATCTCTGTACATTGACGGCCAGTAGTATCCAATCCGTATTATCTTGGACACCACTATTTTATGTCCTGAATGCATAGCGCACATTCCCTCATGCACTTCCCGGATAATTAATTCTGCTTGAGTAGGATTAAGACACCGCAATGAGGTcccaataaagattttctatataggaCTCCTTTGTTTAGCAAATACATTGATGCTTTCATTTTAATTTTTCTTGCCTCTATTGAGTCTATTGGCAATGTTCTGGTGTTCAAAAATTTAACTATCGGTGTCATCCAACTTGGCTCATCCTCTTCGACTGCGATAGATATGCAGTCTATGTCAATGGATTTGAATTTCACTTCTTCCACCCAAATTTCTTTTTTGAAATGATTGAACGTTAAGGCAGCCAACTTACTGAGCGCATCGGCCTTTTTATTCAACATTCTTGAAACTTGCATTATCTGGAATACATCGAAGTCTATCGCACGTGCTTGCACAAGTTTCAGATATTTTTGCATTGACTCATCATGTGCTTCGAATATTCCGTTGAATTGATTTACGACCAATTGTGAATCAACATATACTGATAACTCTTTTACTTCCAAGTATTTTGCTACTCAATTCCAGATAGTAATGCTTCATACTCAGCTTCATTATTTGTTACAGGGAAGCTAAAACGCAATGTGAAGGTATATTCCTCTCCCTCTGGACATTTTAGGACTATTCCCGCCCCTGCGCCCTCTGGACCACATGCCCCGTCTGTATGCATCTCCCACAACTGCTCTGGTggaggtggtatttcttttgattcGTGTGAGACTTCAATATCTTCGGCTGTTTCAGCCAGGTAATCTGCTAGGACTTGCCCTTTCATGGCACTTCTTGGTGAGAAACGTATCTCGTACTCACCTAATTCAATAGCCCATTTGACCATGCGACCAGAATTTTCTGGTTTCTATAGCACCTGCTCAACAATTGGTACCGAATATAAATTTACGAGAATTTTTTCAAGCAATTTTATGTTTTACTAATATTTTGTTTTTTGCCATACCTGCTTTATTAGTTGATCTGTTAAGACCATTATTGGATGCGCTTGGAAATATCTCCTTAAGCGTCTGGCTGTATGCACAAGTACCTAGACGAGTTTTTCGATTGCAGGATAATTTAATTCGCTTCCTGTTAAggctttactaacaaaatatacAAGCATTTGTACCTGTTCTCATAGCATAATACATATAATTTTAAATGACAATTGAATAAGAAATAACTAAGTTTTAGTTTGAAGTACGTACCTGCCCCCTGTTTGCTATCAATACCGAACTTATTGCTTCTTTTGACGCCGCTAAGTAAAGTATTAATGTTTTTCCTGCAACGGGCGCAGTCATCGTTGGCAATTCCTTTAAcaactttttcatctcttgaaaaGCAACTTTCGCTTCTTCTGTACATTTGAAATCCGTTTTCTTTAAACAATTTTTAGAGTCCCAAAAAATGGAAACGATCGTTCTACGAATTTTGACAAGAATCTCGTTAATGCGGCCAACTTACCCGTCAAACTTTGCACCTCCTTCTTACTTCTAGGTGATGGCAGACTTTTGATGGCTTCTATTTTCTTTGGATTTGCGCGTATTCCGCGCTCAGTGATTATATGGCCGAGAAAtttcccttcttcttctccaaagctACATTTTGACGAATTTAGCTTCATGTTTATCTTTCTTAATAACGCCAACATTTCTAATATATCGTCCAATAATCTTTGCTCTGTAGTGCTTTTTATCACCAAATCGTCCACATATGCTTCTAAATTTCTGCCAATTTGACTTTTAAAGGCCTCATCTATTACGCGTTGATATGTTGCCCCGAAATTCTtcaaaccaaatggcatctttATATAACAATAAATGCCTTGGCTAGTGTGGAAGGCAGTTTTGTCTTCATCGTCCACGGCCATCTGTATTTGATGTTATCCTTTGTATgcatccaaaaaacatttataCCGGAAATCATCTAGCGATTCGACTTTCCAGTCTATTTCTGGTAAAGGGTAATTGTCCTTAAgacatgccttattaatatctGTGAAGTCGACGCACATGCGCCAACATCCGTCAGACTTTTTTACCAGTAGCGGGTTTGCTACCCAAGTTTGGTACCGCACTTCTTGCAATATGTTTCCTTTAACTAATTTTTCGACTTCTGCCTTTAACCATTCGCTTCTTTTTGGTGCCTACCGCGTATCTTTTGGTGTACTGGCATTAAACTTGGGTTTGCATTAAGCTTATGTTCAGCTATTTCCCTTGGCTTGCCGGTCATATCTGCTTCTTTCCATGCAAACACATATGTGTTAGAAACTAATATGTTACGAAGTTTAAACTTTGTTTCGTCAGACAATCCTCTGCCGATCTTAATTTTTTGGTCGGATACCGCGTATTTGCGATAATCATTCAGCTCCGCAGCTGCTCTTCTTCACTTGGCTGTTTTTCTACTTGTTCTACTGTCGTAACACTTGCGTCTTGTGTTTCTGATCTTATTGTTGTGATTCCCAATGGAGTTGTAAATTTATAAGACCATGCACCGTGGAAGGAATGGTCGCCAACTTTTGTAATGTTGTGCATCCTAAGAGCGCATTGTATTTTGAATAAGATCTTACTACAGAAAATTCTACTGTTGTACTTCTTACTAATTCCTTATTATCATCATCTACTAGTTCTAATTCCAGCTCGATGATCCCAATTGGCCATGCGTACTCGCCAGAGAATCCAGATAGTGCGATGCTGGGAGTTATTAGTTTTGCCCGAACAGTTCCAGGCACCAGCCGGAAACAGTGTTTGTATATTATATCGACCTCGCAACTAGTATCTATATGCAATTGTTTTATGATATACCCACAGCTTTTAATGCGTCCTTTTATTGTGATGGGTGCATCTGATGGCTCATGCGTAGTTGCCGAAAATTAGATGAGACCGCTTTCCCATTCTTCTGACAATTCTACTTTGCGTCGCTGCTTTGCTCGTCCGCTATTGACCATATTGATAGTTTTCTCTGTTTCCCTTCCATCATTCTTTCTTTGCCATGGATATTCCTTCTCCTTTTGGCTTCTCACTTGATGCATTTCCGCTATTCTTCAAGTGCTGCAATCTTCCTCTTTTGAGTTCAGCAACCACCTTTTCAATTAGATGCCGTCATTCATTGGtttcatgaccataatcatcatgaaaatcaCAAAATTTGCTTTTGTCTCTATTCCCATATTTTTACAAAGGTATCAGGGGATCAAAACTTTTGCATACTGCCTCCGTAGACAATATATCTTTTGGTGTTTTTGTGAGGTCTTTTATCAATGCAACATTATCAGCGTAGTTATTTCTATACATTTGGCTTCCTCCCCCTTATTATTGTTCAACTTACAGTACTACTATAGCGCTTGTCGGATTCTGACGTTCTTCCTTGTGCCCGATAATAATCGTCATCAATATCCATATTTGAAAAGGAATTTCCACAATTTTGCTTTATGTCTTCTTGCACACTCATGTAATCATGCGTTTTTTATAGCTTCTGCGAAAGTTTTCGGCACTCTTCTCCACAAACGCTGCCACAGAGCGAGATGTCCTTCTGTATCTATGCAATGTATAAATCCAGACACCTTCTGACTTTCGGGGAGGTCTTGTATTTTGGCCACTTCCTTGGTGTACCTATCTATGAATTCCCCCAAACTTTCTTTTGGTTTTTGTTTGATTTCGTAGCATTCAATGTGCGTTCTTTTGCGGGCAAGCAGGTTGTGGAAATTTAACAGGAATCTTGAATGTAAATCCGCAAAGCCTGTAATGCTTTGGGATGGAAAATTATTGAACCATTCCCTTGCTAGCCCCTACAGCACTATTGGTAACATGTGACATGCTACTGCTTCACCCTAGCTATGCGTTCTTGCAGTTCCTTCGAATTTTTGCAAGAAATCATCTGGATCTGATAATCCATCGTAACTTCCCAATGTTAAAGGTAACACAGGTGCTACAATAAAAGGATGATTTGCAATATGCGGCATAAATTTTTCTGTCGTAGGGTCTAACTCGAGACTTTGTTTAGCTTTTTGTCCTTGCATTACCGCGAACCAGTTATTCTTAAATTCTTGCACTCGTGCTGGTTCATTAAAAGCTGGTGCCAGATGCGGTGGCGCAAATTGCTGCAACTGAGATATAAAACTGTTTGATTGAGTCGGATCATATTGCGCCTTACTATATTGATTTCTTACAGCATTAAAAATCGGTTACGAAGACGCATATGTCGTTGACCCTTGTTGTGGTATCAGCGtgattgatatcggccaaaaagtcatgtttttacccccgatattgagccctaaaaccataaagttccaaactttatcgccaaaataattactttgttggttaatttggtagatttagtcattacaaaggctatgtttcaagaatcactaaaaatggatgagaaacgaggaaaaacgagcaaaaccggctaagacgattaactcgtgtttaaataacttattttataatttttaaaaaagtttaattacttaacctcatgttgtatgatattcaattacgaacgcgtggcGCAAgaatcatcaaaaacggagctaaaacgaagattctagagcgaaaacggtgaaagacaagaaatcaagttacgatccagtgaatcaaggctgaccagcaccaaatacggcctgccatatgggcTGCCATATGGGctgccagtatggggtacgacCTGCCAGATGGGCTGCCATATGGgctgccagtatggggtacggcctgccatatgggctgccagtatggggtacgacctgccagattaggaaatgtaattatctctctattgtcgttctctagtgatcaataggagattagtatgtagttagtagtagaagctttcaagcattgtaacgctatggatattatgaagaaatacaagtgttattctgccgacattattcggtaatatctatcctttcttttatcagtttattataatattttttgttcgatgtttatgatttactgatgttagaaatgcttgttgccatgatgtgtgagtaattgcttgattgtttgccatgatttaataatgttagttagggataatTATCgtctcgtactcgctttctgtctatgatattaaacctcgttattatcatccttctaccaataaacgtgattaaaaccttttataaagtcgacattataagggtaattaattatctgtgttaatACATTGGTCaaagtatgaacccatcggaaatactacaaagtacatggggaattaccataggaccagatcaagacattggtcaagagtataagactcgaggaaatactgttgcaacagtaaagtacagtgttgatgtgctataggaccacttgggcatggtcaaggttagaagctatggaaccactacaagtctagtacatggtggataactaagggatttattgggtagatttaagtaagggctggtttaagtcataaatggaagTTTAACGCAGT
This window of the Rutidosis leptorrhynchoides isolate AG116_Rl617_1_P2 chromosome 7, CSIRO_AGI_Rlap_v1, whole genome shotgun sequence genome carries:
- the LOC139859537 gene encoding uncharacterized protein, which encodes MQKYLKLVQARAIDFDVFQIMQVSRMLNKKADALSKLAALTFNHFKKEIWVEEVKFKSIDIDCISIAVEEDEPSWMTPIVKFLNTRTLPIDSIEARKIKMKASMYLLNKGVLYRKSLLGPHCGVLILLKQN